From Mycobacteriales bacterium, a single genomic window includes:
- the brxD gene encoding BREX system ATP-binding protein BrxD, whose amino-acid sequence MEVSPRRRREVLDALRRGTVPANGLDLLAVGLGRFEAATEVELDTAASGGGVFKAVRGEYGAGKTFFTRWLTERALRRGFAAAEVQISETETPLHRLETVYRRTTESLRTSSFPPSAFREVLDGWLYTVEQDALAADPSLSGPSDPRAVAAADALLERRLAAVSARTPLFAAALRGFRRLSSEGDLAGAEAVAAWLGGQPHVAAAAKRAAGVRGDLDHFGALGFLQGLLVVLRDSGHPGLLLVLDEVETLQRVRGDVRDKALNALRQLLDEVDTGRFPGLYLLITGTPAFFDGPSGVRRLPPLTQRLATDFTLEPRFDNPRAAQVRLPSFDAQALQRLGVTVRDLYAAGSDAADRLRDRVDDAYIAALAAEVTGQLGGSVGVAPRIFLKKLVGEVLDRVDLFDDFDPKVWTPSLSADELSPAERAAARLPASRADDVELEL is encoded by the coding sequence GTGGAGGTCTCGCCGCGACGACGTCGGGAGGTCCTCGACGCGCTGCGCCGCGGCACCGTGCCCGCCAACGGCCTCGACCTGCTGGCTGTCGGTCTGGGCAGGTTCGAGGCCGCCACCGAGGTCGAGCTGGACACCGCCGCGTCCGGGGGCGGCGTCTTCAAGGCGGTGCGCGGCGAGTACGGGGCCGGCAAGACGTTCTTCACCCGCTGGCTCACCGAGCGGGCTCTGCGGCGAGGGTTCGCGGCAGCCGAGGTGCAGATCTCCGAGACGGAAACGCCGCTGCACCGCCTGGAGACCGTCTACCGGCGCACGACCGAGAGCCTGCGCACCAGCAGCTTCCCGCCGTCGGCGTTCCGCGAGGTGCTCGACGGCTGGCTTTACACCGTCGAGCAGGACGCCCTCGCTGCCGACCCGTCGCTGTCCGGCCCGTCCGATCCGCGCGCCGTCGCCGCCGCCGACGCGCTGCTCGAACGCCGGCTCGCCGCCGTCTCCGCACGCACGCCGCTGTTCGCCGCTGCCCTGCGCGGCTTCCGCCGGCTCAGCAGCGAGGGCGACCTCGCCGGCGCCGAGGCCGTCGCGGCCTGGCTCGGCGGGCAGCCGCACGTCGCCGCCGCCGCCAAGCGGGCCGCCGGCGTGCGGGGCGACCTCGACCACTTCGGCGCCCTGGGCTTCCTGCAGGGACTGCTCGTCGTGTTGCGCGACTCCGGCCACCCCGGGCTGCTGCTCGTCCTCGACGAGGTCGAGACGCTCCAGCGCGTGCGGGGTGACGTGCGCGACAAGGCGCTCAACGCCCTGCGCCAGCTGCTCGACGAGGTCGACACCGGACGCTTCCCCGGCCTGTACCTCCTCATCACCGGCACGCCCGCCTTCTTCGACGGACCCTCGGGCGTCCGCCGGCTGCCGCCCCTGACTCAGCGCCTCGCGACCGACTTCACCCTCGAGCCGCGCTTCGACAACCCGCGGGCCGCGCAGGTCCGGCTGCCCAGCTTCGACGCGCAGGCCCTGCAGCGGCTCGGGGTCACGGTGCGCGACCTGTACGCCGCCGGGTCGGACGCCGCCGACCGCCTCCGGGACCGCGTCGACGACGCCTATATCGCAGCGCTCGCCGCCGAGGTCACCGGGCAGCTCGGCGGCTCGGTCGGCGTCGCCCCCCGCATCTTCCTCAAGAAGCTGGTCGGTGAGGTCCTCGACCGGGTCGACCTCTTCGACGACTTCGACCCGAAGGTCTGGACACCGAGCCTGTCGGCCGACGAGCTGTCACCGGCCGAGCGCGCAGCGGCCCGGCTGCCCGCGAGCCGCGCCGACGACGTGGAGCTCGAGCTCTGA
- a CDS encoding Clp protease N-terminal domain-containing protein, with protein sequence MFERFTDRARRVVVLAQEEARMLNHNYIGTEHILLGLIHEGEGVAAKALESLGISLEGVRNQVEEIIGQGQQAPSGHIPFTPRAKKVLELSLREALQLGHNYIGTEHIL encoded by the coding sequence ATGTTCGAGCGTTTCACCGACCGAGCCCGTCGGGTGGTCGTCCTGGCCCAGGAAGAGGCCCGGATGCTCAACCACAACTACATCGGGACCGAGCACATCCTGCTCGGCCTGATCCACGAGGGCGAGGGCGTCGCCGCGAAGGCGCTGGAGTCCCTCGGCATCTCGCTGGAGGGCGTCCGCAACCAGGTCGAGGAGATCATCGGCCAGGGGCAGCAGGCGCCGAGCGGTCACATCCCCTTCACTCCGCGTGCCAAGAAGGTGCTGGAGCTGTCGCTGCGCGAGGCGCTGCAGCTCGGCCACAACTACATCGGCACCGAGCACATCCTGC
- the lysS gene encoding lysine--tRNA ligase, whose product MSAAPQPPVDDLPEQVRVRREKYDRLLAGGSPPYPLGAPRTASLADVRERYSGLETDTASGDVVSVTGRVVLSRTGGKLCFATVQEGDAQLQVMVSLDGVGEQRLAAWKADVDLGDHVGVTGEVISSRRGELSVLASGWLLTSKALRPLPDKHHGLTDPELRIRQRYLDLVVNPDSRCMVHDRATVVRAVRDVLHDAGFVEVETPVLQTVHGGAAARPFATHLNALDLDMTLRIALELYLKRLVVGGVDRVFEIGRIFRNEGVDSTHSPEFTMLEFYQAYGDYDTVADLTREMVLEAARRIGRTTVPDGAGGEIDLEQPWRRATLHELVSEAVGETVDAGTSLEDVTALAAEHDVALQDGWDAGEVVLELYEKLVEHTLLQPTFVRDYPVSARPLARDHRDDPRLAEAWDLVVAGTELATGYSELVDPVEQRRRLTEQSSKAAGGDPEAMQLDEDFLRALEHGMPPTGGQGMGIDRLVMLLTGAPIRETILFPLVRPLL is encoded by the coding sequence GTGTCCGCCGCGCCGCAGCCCCCCGTCGACGACCTGCCCGAACAGGTCCGCGTCCGCCGCGAGAAGTACGACCGGCTGCTCGCGGGCGGGAGTCCGCCCTACCCGCTGGGCGCCCCGCGTACCGCCTCTCTCGCCGACGTACGGGAGCGCTACAGCGGCCTGGAGACCGACACCGCCAGCGGCGACGTCGTGAGCGTCACCGGTCGGGTCGTGCTGTCCCGGACCGGCGGCAAGCTCTGCTTCGCGACCGTGCAGGAGGGCGACGCGCAGCTGCAGGTGATGGTGAGCCTCGACGGGGTCGGCGAGCAGCGACTCGCGGCGTGGAAGGCCGACGTCGACCTCGGCGACCACGTCGGCGTGACGGGCGAGGTGATCAGCAGCCGGCGGGGAGAGCTCAGCGTCCTGGCCAGCGGCTGGCTGCTCACGAGCAAGGCGCTGCGCCCGCTGCCGGACAAGCACCACGGGCTGACCGACCCGGAGCTGCGGATCCGGCAGCGCTACCTCGATCTCGTGGTCAACCCCGACAGCCGGTGCATGGTGCACGACCGGGCGACGGTGGTCCGGGCGGTGCGTGACGTGCTGCACGACGCCGGCTTCGTCGAGGTCGAGACGCCGGTGCTGCAGACGGTGCACGGGGGTGCGGCGGCACGGCCGTTCGCGACCCACCTCAACGCGCTCGACCTCGACATGACGCTGCGCATCGCGCTCGAACTCTACCTCAAGCGACTGGTCGTGGGCGGCGTCGACCGGGTCTTCGAGATCGGCCGCATCTTCCGCAACGAGGGCGTGGACAGCACGCACTCGCCCGAGTTCACGATGCTCGAGTTCTACCAGGCGTACGGCGACTACGACACCGTCGCCGACCTCACCCGCGAGATGGTGCTCGAGGCGGCCCGCCGCATCGGGCGCACGACGGTGCCGGACGGCGCGGGGGGCGAGATCGACCTGGAGCAGCCCTGGCGCAGGGCCACGCTGCACGAGCTGGTGTCCGAGGCGGTGGGTGAGACGGTGGACGCCGGCACCAGCCTGGAGGACGTCACGGCGCTGGCCGCCGAGCACGACGTGGCGCTGCAGGACGGCTGGGACGCCGGCGAGGTGGTGCTCGAGCTGTACGAGAAGCTGGTCGAGCACACCCTGCTGCAGCCGACCTTCGTGCGTGACTACCCCGTCAGTGCCCGCCCGCTGGCCCGTGACCACCGTGACGACCCACGGCTGGCGGAGGCCTGGGACCTCGTCGTCGCCGGCACCGAGCTGGCCACCGGCTACTCCGAGCTGGTCGACCCGGTCGAGCAGCGCCGCCGGTTGACCGAGCAGAGCAGCAAGGCCGCCGGCGGCGACCCGGAGGCGATGCAGCTGGACGAGGACTTCCTGCGCGCCCTGGAGCACGGCATGCCGCCGACGGGTGGGCAGGGCATGGGGATCGACCGGCTGGTCATGCTGCTCACCGGCGCCCCCATCCGGGAGACGATCCTGTTCCCGCTGGTGCGACCGCTGCTCTGA
- a CDS encoding DEAD/DEAH box helicase, whose product MLHHVVNDLGWASLRPLQTEAVRPLLAGSDALLLAPTAGGKTEAAVFPLLSRMLVEDWRGTSVLYVCPLRALLNNLQPRLASYAGWLGRSAELWHGDVAAGARRRMVEQPPDLLLTTPESLEAVLVSASVDERRLLGQVRAVVVDEVHAFAGDDRGWHLLAVLDRVAAVTGRPLQRIGLSATVGNPHELLRWLQGAATDRDSTVVAPPSEGAVTADLELDAVGSLDGAATVLSALHRGEKRLVFADSRRTCEELATRLQARGTQTFVSHSSLSRDERHRSEQAFAEARDCVIVATSTLELGIDVGDLDRVVQIGAPRTVASFLQRLGRTGRRPGSSRNTLFLCRDDEELLRAAGLLRLYADGFVEDVVPPPSPLHLVAQQALALALERGSVTREDVLAAPTGGVPVADRAVVLDHLLATASLDADGGLLFVGPEGERRYGRKHFLELLSVFTADPVFTVLHGRSEIGTVDPLVMTRKVTGPRVLVLAGRDWRVTHVDWPRHRVWVEPSDAPGQVRWAGTPTPQSYDLTNAIRRVLLGADLGEAALTRRAAAQLAAVRAEQGGLVDPGGTVLTRSGEEVRLWTWIGARGNALAAELLQRRGLAPAADRLDNRYVRLFPDASAPAVLDALRGDHDILPEPSAAALEGLKFADLLPDALARRVVASRSVDAPAVRTLTRRRLVLAAQ is encoded by the coding sequence GTGCTGCACCACGTCGTCAACGACCTGGGCTGGGCGTCGCTGCGCCCGCTGCAGACCGAAGCGGTGCGTCCACTGCTCGCCGGGTCCGACGCGCTGCTGCTCGCCCCGACCGCGGGCGGCAAGACCGAGGCGGCGGTCTTCCCGCTGCTGTCGCGGATGCTGGTCGAGGACTGGCGCGGCACGTCGGTGCTGTACGTCTGCCCGTTGCGCGCGCTGCTCAACAACCTGCAACCCCGGCTCGCGTCGTACGCCGGCTGGCTCGGACGCTCGGCCGAGCTGTGGCACGGCGACGTGGCCGCAGGCGCGCGACGCCGCATGGTCGAGCAGCCACCGGACCTGCTGCTCACCACGCCCGAGTCGTTGGAAGCGGTGCTGGTCTCGGCGTCCGTCGACGAGCGCCGGCTGCTCGGCCAGGTGCGGGCCGTCGTCGTCGACGAGGTGCATGCCTTCGCCGGGGACGACCGCGGGTGGCACCTGCTCGCCGTGCTCGACCGGGTTGCTGCGGTGACCGGCCGACCGCTGCAGCGCATCGGGCTGTCCGCGACCGTCGGCAACCCGCACGAGCTGCTGCGGTGGCTGCAGGGCGCGGCGACCGACCGGGACTCCACCGTCGTCGCACCCCCGTCCGAGGGGGCGGTCACGGCTGACCTCGAGCTCGACGCCGTCGGCTCGCTCGACGGTGCGGCGACGGTTCTGTCGGCGCTGCACCGCGGCGAGAAGCGCCTGGTCTTCGCAGACTCCCGGCGCACCTGCGAGGAACTCGCCACCAGGCTGCAGGCCCGCGGAACCCAGACGTTCGTGTCGCACTCCTCGCTGTCCCGCGACGAGCGGCACCGCTCCGAGCAGGCGTTCGCCGAGGCACGCGACTGCGTCATCGTCGCGACCTCCACCCTTGAGCTCGGCATCGACGTCGGCGACCTGGACCGGGTCGTCCAGATCGGCGCGCCGCGCACCGTCGCCTCCTTCCTGCAGCGACTCGGGCGTACGGGCCGTCGTCCGGGCTCATCGCGCAACACGCTCTTCCTGTGCCGCGACGACGAGGAGCTGCTGCGCGCCGCCGGCCTCCTCCGGTTGTACGCCGACGGCTTCGTCGAGGACGTCGTGCCGCCGCCGTCACCGCTGCACCTGGTGGCGCAACAGGCGCTGGCGCTGGCGCTGGAGAGGGGCTCCGTTACCCGGGAGGACGTGCTCGCCGCACCGACCGGCGGGGTGCCGGTCGCCGACCGGGCGGTCGTCCTCGACCACCTGCTCGCGACAGCGTCGCTCGACGCCGACGGCGGGCTGCTCTTCGTCGGCCCGGAGGGAGAGCGGCGCTACGGCCGCAAGCACTTCCTGGAGCTGCTGTCGGTGTTCACCGCCGATCCGGTCTTCACCGTCCTGCACGGCCGCAGTGAGATCGGCACCGTCGACCCGCTCGTCATGACGCGCAAGGTCACCGGCCCGCGGGTGCTCGTACTCGCCGGCCGCGACTGGCGGGTCACGCACGTCGACTGGCCGCGGCACCGGGTGTGGGTCGAGCCCAGCGACGCCCCGGGTCAGGTCCGCTGGGCCGGAACGCCTACTCCGCAGTCGTACGACCTGACCAACGCCATCCGTCGGGTACTGCTCGGCGCGGATCTCGGGGAGGCGGCCCTCACGAGGCGGGCCGCGGCGCAGCTCGCCGCGGTGCGGGCGGAGCAGGGCGGGCTCGTCGACCCGGGCGGGACGGTCCTGACCCGGTCGGGCGAGGAGGTGCGGCTGTGGACCTGGATCGGTGCGCGCGGCAACGCGCTGGCCGCGGAGCTGCTGCAGCGACGAGGTCTCGCGCCGGCGGCCGACCGACTCGACAACCGCTACGTTCGGCTGTTCCCCGACGCTTCGGCGCCGGCTGTCCTCGACGCCCTGCGCGGCGACCACGACATCCTGCCCGAGCCGTCCGCCGCAGCGCTGGAGGGGCTGAAGTTCGCCGACCTCCTTCCGGACGCGCTGGCGCGCCGGGTCGTCGCCAGCCGCTCGGTCGACGCGCCCGCCGTGCGAACACTCACGCGACGGCGCCTCGTCCTGGCGGCGCAGTGA
- a CDS encoding Lsr2 family protein, translating into MAQKVQVLLVCDLHEDEVEGVETLAFGLDGSSYELDACAEHAGEMRDAFARYVGSARRAGRSAVGSGARRSSRGSSRPAASGSDRERVQAIREWARQNGHQVSERGRLSSALIAAYDAAH; encoded by the coding sequence ATGGCGCAGAAGGTCCAGGTCCTGCTCGTGTGTGATCTGCACGAGGACGAGGTCGAGGGCGTGGAGACACTGGCCTTCGGCCTCGACGGCTCGTCGTATGAGCTCGACGCCTGCGCGGAGCACGCCGGCGAGATGCGGGACGCCTTCGCCCGCTATGTCGGCTCCGCCCGTCGCGCCGGCCGGTCCGCCGTCGGCTCCGGAGCCCGGCGGTCCTCGCGCGGCTCGTCCCGCCCCGCCGCCTCCGGCAGCGACCGGGAGCGGGTGCAGGCCATCCGTGAGTGGGCCCGGCAGAACGGGCACCAGGTCAGCGAGCGCGGCCGGCTGTCCTCGGCACTGATCGCGGCCTACGACGCGGCGCACTAG
- the pglZ gene encoding BREX-2 system phosphatase PglZ — translation MTTDAAAGVSVHVLRSLVDDARNQAYRRGVIAVRAHPQWDGPDTLRHGDQTVQVVACASSLAVRSALRRRGNADWLVVLTDRPDEDLGASLLAHFTDCRVRRADPWDAVRSRFAARTLDPALTTVAGHRDLAHGLLAVTPAAGWPPAPAGTLTRAHALRAVARTHLGLPPDDEVDAVTVLLWSCDPQVPSRLAALRAAAGDALVGVLLDWLAERAGPIAPALRTLFAAGALGDAVPLGLVLGLLSAHAVDSSVARDALIRLEPRTGGPVPASVAVAWEREATTVTLGLLADGGARTALARGDELLAAVQAQSLAARSGLLRAGLTDRLEQLAEDLRGASPVGVEAAWGAVRSHRLADGDRRVPVFEAAVRLQRWLALPDPELPSLAESVRRHLETDAYVDVAINDAAGGVGEAGLADSLGRVCTLAQTRRAAHDRAFAVALAREGAQAEPPVPGLERLLPDVVLPLARRTPVLLLVLDGMSCAVAAEIVGDVAGATAQDWVEALAEASPGRAAALAVLPTLTTHSRTSLLTGGLRSGAQDAERAGYAELLRAAGLKGELFHKKPLEQGALGATLAPDVAAALDDVTGRPLVTAVLNSVDDALDRSNPAGTVWDADAVKHLRPLLERARAVGRTVVLTSDHGHVVERRQGTLRPAAGMSSGRSRPAEGEARDDEVLVDGPRVLAHGGRAVLAVDEALRYGPLKAGYHGGGSPAEVVVPVVVLVPGVVPAATPLRAAPPQEPAWWWGPVSDAAAPQVVPEPAAVPTLFDHPVPEPSAAASMATRVLDSATYRAARAAAARVPVTDDAVHRLLLALLDVPDSRLTVPAVAQALGEPPARVRGAVSSVQRLLNVEGYPVLSLDAGGAAYVLDVALLREQFEFGA, via the coding sequence GTGACCACGGACGCCGCCGCGGGCGTCAGCGTGCACGTGCTGCGCTCGCTCGTCGACGACGCCCGCAACCAGGCGTACCGCCGAGGCGTCATCGCCGTACGCGCCCACCCCCAGTGGGACGGCCCGGACACCCTGCGGCACGGCGACCAGACCGTGCAGGTCGTGGCCTGCGCCTCGTCGCTCGCCGTCCGCTCCGCCCTGCGCCGGCGCGGGAACGCCGACTGGCTCGTCGTGCTGACCGATCGGCCCGACGAGGACCTCGGCGCCAGCCTGCTCGCGCACTTCACCGACTGCCGCGTGCGCCGCGCCGACCCGTGGGACGCGGTTCGGAGCCGCTTCGCCGCCCGCACGCTGGACCCTGCGCTGACGACCGTCGCCGGTCACCGCGACCTCGCGCACGGCCTGCTCGCCGTCACACCGGCCGCCGGCTGGCCCCCCGCACCGGCCGGGACGCTCACCCGCGCGCACGCCCTGCGCGCCGTCGCACGCACCCATCTCGGCCTCCCACCGGACGACGAGGTCGACGCCGTCACCGTGCTCCTGTGGAGCTGCGACCCCCAGGTCCCGAGTCGCCTCGCGGCGCTCCGGGCCGCCGCCGGCGACGCCCTCGTCGGCGTCCTGCTCGACTGGCTCGCCGAGCGGGCCGGCCCGATCGCCCCGGCCCTACGCACGCTGTTCGCCGCGGGGGCGCTCGGCGACGCGGTCCCCCTCGGCCTGGTGCTCGGACTGCTGAGCGCCCACGCCGTTGACAGCTCCGTCGCCCGTGACGCCCTGATCCGTCTGGAGCCGCGCACCGGTGGACCCGTGCCCGCGTCCGTGGCCGTGGCGTGGGAGCGCGAGGCGACGACCGTGACGCTCGGCCTGCTCGCCGACGGAGGCGCCCGCACCGCCCTCGCCCGCGGCGACGAGCTCCTCGCGGCCGTGCAGGCCCAGTCGCTGGCCGCCCGCTCCGGCTTGCTCCGCGCCGGCCTCACCGACCGCCTGGAGCAGCTCGCGGAGGATCTGCGCGGCGCCTCGCCCGTGGGCGTCGAGGCCGCCTGGGGCGCCGTTCGTTCCCACCGGCTCGCCGACGGCGACCGGCGCGTGCCCGTCTTCGAGGCGGCCGTACGCCTGCAGCGCTGGCTCGCCCTGCCCGACCCGGAGCTGCCGTCGCTGGCCGAGAGCGTACGTCGTCACCTCGAGACCGACGCCTACGTCGACGTGGCGATCAACGACGCCGCGGGCGGCGTCGGCGAGGCCGGTCTCGCCGACTCGCTCGGGCGGGTGTGCACCCTCGCCCAGACCCGTCGTGCCGCACACGACCGGGCCTTCGCGGTCGCCCTCGCCCGGGAGGGAGCGCAGGCCGAGCCGCCCGTCCCCGGGCTGGAGCGCCTCCTGCCCGACGTGGTGCTGCCGCTGGCCCGACGCACCCCGGTCCTGCTGCTCGTCCTGGACGGCATGAGCTGCGCCGTGGCTGCCGAGATCGTCGGCGACGTCGCCGGCGCCACCGCCCAGGACTGGGTGGAGGCGCTCGCAGAGGCCTCCCCGGGCCGCGCCGCCGCCCTCGCGGTGCTGCCGACACTGACCACCCACAGCCGCACGTCACTGCTCACCGGCGGATTGCGCAGCGGGGCGCAGGACGCCGAGCGGGCCGGCTACGCGGAGCTGCTCCGGGCGGCGGGGCTGAAAGGCGAGCTGTTCCACAAGAAGCCGCTCGAGCAGGGCGCGCTCGGCGCGACTCTCGCCCCGGACGTCGCGGCTGCGCTCGACGACGTCACCGGACGGCCCCTGGTCACCGCCGTCCTCAACTCGGTCGACGACGCCCTGGACCGCTCGAACCCTGCCGGCACGGTGTGGGACGCCGACGCGGTCAAGCACCTGCGCCCGCTGCTCGAGCGCGCCCGCGCCGTCGGGCGCACGGTGGTCCTCACCTCGGACCACGGCCACGTCGTCGAGCGGCGGCAGGGGACGTTGCGGCCCGCGGCCGGCATGTCCAGCGGCCGGTCCCGACCGGCCGAGGGCGAGGCCCGGGACGACGAGGTGCTCGTCGACGGACCGCGGGTGCTCGCCCACGGCGGCCGCGCGGTGCTCGCCGTCGACGAGGCGCTGCGCTACGGCCCGCTCAAGGCCGGCTACCACGGGGGTGGGAGCCCCGCCGAGGTCGTCGTCCCGGTCGTCGTCCTCGTCCCGGGGGTCGTCCCGGCAGCCACGCCGCTGCGCGCCGCGCCGCCCCAGGAACCCGCGTGGTGGTGGGGGCCGGTCAGCGACGCTGCCGCACCGCAGGTCGTTCCCGAACCGGCGGCCGTCCCCACGCTGTTCGACCACCCCGTCCCCGAGCCGTCCGCGGCCGCCTCGATGGCCACGCGCGTGCTCGACTCCGCGACCTACCGAGCCGCCCGGGCCGCCGCGGCGCGGGTGCCGGTCACCGACGACGCAGTGCACCGCCTGCTGCTCGCGCTGCTCGACGTTCCCGACTCCCGGCTCACCGTCCCCGCGGTCGCGCAGGCGCTGGGCGAGCCGCCCGCGCGCGTACGCGGGGCGGTGTCCTCCGTGCAGCGGCTGCTGAACGTCGAGGGCTACCCCGTCCTGTCGCTCGACGCGGGCGGCGCGGCATACGTGCTCGATGTCGCGCTGCTGCGCGAGCAGTTCGAGTTCGGCGCCTAG